Proteins encoded together in one Triticum dicoccoides isolate Atlit2015 ecotype Zavitan chromosome 7B, WEW_v2.0, whole genome shotgun sequence window:
- the LOC119339768 gene encoding uncharacterized protein LOC119339768, which yields MGLSHATSSPKWSDIPPDLAGLILCRLTSDADQLSFGDVCRDWRHATQQQRGSMPWLNLVPGVYQSIADGTVHCFGHCHGSSGCWILFYHDPEVGEDDEDGDGGGCIFLRNPFHPSAAPMQIPWTYREPSKIIIWSSSVVLLHRGICKIAPSSPADMSGPHQPCLELTGYSGDYADMSFYRGRIFTVTHFGELFSHDILGYRTEHVMNQSMERNNQPMNKIVRHLVVSADKKKLLMVRWSIPPRKLKVRRSNTHQKATAVVVYDHRWAMNLHVFEADLAKGQWSEVKDLGGQVIFVSRSCCRAFGPLEHCHPRFPQGNLVYILGVDWHMKRDVAGADLCGCTDCRDHVNGGIPSYCVYDMMSGTLSLVSICQGPRLGSARSEWFFPCE from the coding sequence ATGGGTCTCTCCCACGCCACGTCTTCCCCAAAGTGGTCGGACATCCCGCCGGACCTGGCCGGCCTCATCCTCTGCCGTCTCACATCCGACGCCGACCAGCTAAGCTTCGGGGACGTGTGTCGTGACTGGCGCCACGCCACACAGCAACAGCGAGGCAGCATGCCGTGGCTCAACCTCGTCCCTGGGGTTTACCAGAGCATCGCTGACGGCACGGTGCATTGCTTCGGCCACTGCCATGGCTCTTCCGGTTGTTGGATCCTCTTCTACCACGACCCGGAGgttggggaggatgatgaggatgggGACGGAGGAGGATGCATATTCCTCCGCAACCCTTTCCACCCATCAGCTGCCCCCATGCAGATCCCGTGGACATACAGGGAGCCGTCTAAGATCATCATTTGGTCTTCATCCGTGGTGCTTCTCCACCGAGGAATCTGCAAAATTGCTCCTTCCTCACCAGCTGACATGAGTGGGCCGCACCAACCTTGTCTGGAGCTTACCGGTTATTCCGGTGATTATGCAGACATGTCCTTTTACCGTGGAAGGATCTTCACCGTCACACACTTTGGGGAGCTCTTCTCCCATGACATCTTGGGTTATCGCACGGAGCATGTGATGAACCAATCCATGGAGCGCAATAATCAACCAATGAACAAAATCGTCCGCCACCTAGTCGTGTCAGCTGACAAGAAAAAGCTACTGATGGTACGATGGAGCATCCCTCCAAGAAAGCTGAAGGTACGGCGGAGCAACACTCACCAAAAGGCCACGGCTGTCGTGGTATATGATCATCGGTGGGCGATGAATTTGCACGTGTTTGAGGCCGACTTGGCCAAGGGCCAGTGGTCGGAGGTGAAGGACCTTGGAGGCCAGGTTATTTTTGTCAGCAGAAGTTGTTGCAGGGCGTTCGGGCCATTGGAGCACTGCCACCCAAGATTCCCACAAGGGAACCTTGTGTATATCTTGGGTGTTGACTGGCACATGAAGAGGGATGTCGCCGGTGCTGACCTGTGCGGATGCACGGACTGTCGTGACCACGTTAATGGTGGTATTCCTAGCTACTGTGTGTATGACATGATGAGTGGTACTCTTAGTCTAGTTTCAATATGCCAAGGTCCACGGCTGGGAAGTGCGAGGTCAGAGTGGTTCTTTCCATGTGAGTGA
- the LOC119338427 gene encoding agamous-like MADS-box protein AGL80, with protein MAPKKVNMEYISNGSTRKATFKKRSIGMKKKARELSTLCGVDVCYVMYYPEGESSQGPEVYPTVPEAMRVIDRFRSTPELDRCKKKIGGEDYIRERISKLQEQLCKARSDTHRLETKVLLHDVLAGHRQSLAGLNIEQLASLGWMADNYMKKVGDCIASNKSRQHAGPLPCDATAANVNAEGPLLQGWATEVVKAGPDVDDAAYGGNADGDVTRISNLAVGFAWADPGHFLDIEANRRYSFDHYPEHQAYPAAASREP; from the exons atggctcccaagaaggtgAACATGGAGTACATCTCCAACGGCTCAACCCGGAAGGCGACGTTCAAGAAACGCAGCATCGGGATGAAGAAGAAGGCCCGCGAGTTGTCCACCCTGTGTGGCGTCGACGTGTGCTACGTAATGTACTACCCCGAGGGCGAGTCATCGCAGGGGCCCGAGGTCTATCCGACTGTCCCGGAGGCGATGCGCGTTATAGACCGCTTCAGGTCCACGCCGGAGCTtgaccggtgcaagaagaagattgGGGGAGAAGACTATATCCGGGAGCGCATCAGCAAGCTCCAGGAGCAGCTTTGCAAGGCGCGAAGCGACACCCACCGGCTCGAGACAAAGGTGCTGCTGCACGACGTCCTGGCCGGTCACCGCCAGAGCCTCGCCGGCCTCAACATCGAGCAGCTCGCCAGCTTGGGCTGGATGGCGGATAACTATATGAAAAAGGTCGGTGACTGCATCGCCTCAAACAAGAGTAGGCAGCATGCTGGTCCCCTGCCTTGCGATGCCACTGCTGCCAACGTCAATGCCGAGGGCCCACTGCTGCAAGGTTGGGCTACGGAGGTTGTCAAGGCCGGACCTGATGTCGACGACGCAGCATACGGTGGCAACGCCGATGGTGATGTGACGCGGATCAGCAACTTGGCCGTGGGATTTGCATGGGCTGATCCAG GCCACTTCTTGGACATAG AAGCTAATAGAAGGTATAGCTTTGATCACTACCCAGAGCACCAGGCATATCCTGCTGCGGCTTCTCGCGAGCCTTAA